GCATCCCACACTAAAACGTTTCTGGTGTCAGGTGATGGGAATTGCCTGGCTCAAAAGGAGCTGCTTTCTCTAGGAATTATGCTCcactccaggcagcagctgcagtactTGGGTCTGCTCTCTCCTACAAAGCAATTGCCATGACAAATGATTCCCTGCTCCTTAGCTTGCAGGGTCAGGAAGGGCTTTTCAATAACAGCAGCTAGGAGTTGTCATCATTCAGGGCAGTAAAAACCAAAGGCAAACTTCTCAAAGCAGCAAATACAACAGGACTGAGACAACAATAACAGCACAGTCCCTTTGTCAGGCAGCTTTGGGATTGGGAGCAGTGGGCTGGGAGCTTGTGTTGCTGGGATGCCAGCTAGAAAACACAGTGCAATGGATCCATCAGAAAGTTCCAGCACCTGCAGTCAAAGATTGGAATCCTTGGAGCCTTAGTatgctgctgtgccccagggttTAGAGACCTGGAGGGAGCCAACTGCAGAACTCCACGTGCAGAATGAGAACCTCTACCACACACCTTGGCATGGAAAAGTGACTGTGagtgctgccacagcagctgagTGACAGTTTGCACAGGGGTTGACACTTCAGCTAGGCAGGGATGAGCTCTCCTCCTGCActgagcaatgaggcctccacTGAAGAATGGAACCTCCACAGCTGCATCCAtgcacagctccacagaagTCCACAAGTGGTGGACCACTGCTGCTTGGTTCAATCCTGTCCTACCACCCACACCAGAGCCTGCTCACTCAGAGGGCTTGGGTGATTGGAGGGGATGCAGAGATTTCATTAAAAGGCAGGAGAAGAACTTTGTTCTCTTAACATGTCTCAGGTAAATACATCAGTTTGAGAGGATTTTAACCTAGAACTCAGGTGCTGTGGAATGAGGAGAccaacagcagctctgttttGAGTCCATTCTCCCTGCTGGGAGAAGGTActacagtgtgtgtgtgtgtgtgtgtgtggagggcaTCCCCCCTCAAAGTAGGAAGCAAAAGAGCTCTTTTAGCTTAAGACAACAACAAGAAGTCACAGTGAAAGAAATGAAATGATGAAATGCAGAGGACAGAAACCaactggagcagagctcagATGCTGTGGAATGGGGAGAccaacagcagctctgttttGAGTCCATTCTCCCTGCTGGGAGAAGGTActacagtgtgtgtgtgtgtgtgtgtgtgtgtgtgtgtgtgtggaggggatCCCCCCACAAAGTAGGAAGCAAAAGAGCTCTTCCAGCTTAAGATAACAACAAGAAGTCACAGTGAGTTGGTCTAAGAGTTACTGCTTGTGAGGAAAACATGAGAACTGCTTTTTCACATCCAGCTCACTCAACTGATGCCTAAAATGTTCACAGATTCACCTCCAGAAGAAACTGATAAGAAGTGAAATGATGAAATGCAGAGGACAGCAACCAACTGAAGCAGAGCTCAGATGCTGTGGAATGGGGAGAccaacagcagctctgttttGAGACCATTCTCCCTGCTGGGAGAAGGTActacagtgtgtgtgtgtttgtgtgtggggTCCCCCACAAAGTAGGAAGCAAAAGAGCTCTTCCAGCTTAAGATAACAACAAGAAGTCACAGTGAGTTGGTCTAAGAGTTACTGCCTGTGAGGAAAACATGAGAACTGCTTTTTCACATCCAGCTCACTCAACTGATGCCTAAAATGTTCACAGATTCACCTCCAGAAGAAACTGATAAGAAGTGAAATGATGAAATGCAGAGGACAGCAAccaactggagcagagcccttacTGCCATGCATGCTCGTGTGTTGGGCTGAGAAACCACAGAGCACATTTGAGAGCATGAAGTTGGCATCAAGGGGGAATTAGATACTCTGCTGGGCTTTCCTAGCTCAGTGTTTAGTCAGTTGGCAGCCCAAACGTGCCAAGCACTGCAGAGGGCTTACCTAAATGGAGAGGAACAAGCTCCATCAGAGGGCTTGTGGAGGATTTGTGTGAATTAGGGATGAGTTcaggctggcagctctcagagccagaggtcacaaacaaaaagaagagaggaataTTGTGCCATTAAAATGCAAAGAGCAGCCCCACCAAGCCAAGGAGGGCATTCACCTgacctgccacagctgctgcttgttttcATGGGGATGGAACCTTACTGCACAACCAAGCTCCCATTTCCCACCAtgctggaaggagagaggggtgAGAAATGTGCCTGGCTCATTCCTGCCAGCATCCAGGTGTGCCCACGGGATTGGTACCTGCTGCCAGCTTGTGAATTGCTTTAGATTTATCTCTGATGTCTCTGAGcaaagtgcagagcagcagggaccaggaCCAAAGGGTCTCACTGCCCCAGTCCCCAAGGAGCTGGGCAGCCacaggcagcttgtgccagtgaGCTCCCTGTGTCTCCTTCTGACACTGAATGGATGGGTGCCAACCAGCTACTTTAAGACAACTAGTCCAGAACCCATAAAGCCTGTGGTTCCCTAGCCAGCTGCACACACCAGCCTTGCTTGGCACCAAGGAGGAGACATCAATCCCTTGTAcacctgagagcctgcaggtcACCATCAACCATCACAAACCTGTGCCTGTCAGCCCAGATTTGaaaaatcccccccccccaatgaaAAAATTGGCACATGAGCACATTCCTTATGGAAACCAAGCCAAAGCTCAGGCTGTCCAGCCTTGGCTTTACAGCCACTTCTCCTCCCTGGGCTAAAATAAACCCTTACAGATGGCCCTAGCTTAGAGGTGGctctcagcagcccagcagagcaaagctttACTTACCTTGGAGTGGCACTGGAAGCCAAAGTAAACCACCACAATGGTGGGGAGCAGGACAATGGTGAAGataacaaacagcagcagcaaattcaTGAAGAAGACCAAGATGTTCGTGGTGACTACCAACAGGGTCcatgccaagcagcagcaggtgctcCGTGGCTCCCTGGGAAGGAGCTGATCCTCCATGTCATAGGGTGGGAGGCTGGGAATCATCCGAGCCTTCTCAGAGAGGTGCTCTGCTCCAAAGTCCTCAGTGTCCTGGCCAGCCATTCTTCAGGGAGACTGCTGACCAGAGGTGGTTTATCTGCCTTTGGCAACAGACCTGGGAAGAAATTATCAGCAGCTTTTTTCCCCAACCTCTTCTACACGTGCACGAGAACACTTAAGCAGAGATCATAATGGAGCAAGGAAGGAAAGGtctctgctggccacctgcCTTCCCAAGAAGGTTGTTTCCTTTCAGAATGACTTCCAGCAGTGTCCCAGCCTCAGTTTCCAAGTAGATGTGGCAGCTGGAAATTGGACAAtggctgctgttttgctttCAAATCCACAGCACTCCTGATTTTGTTGTTTCTCTTCCTAGGATTGTGATCCCAAGAGGTCCCAAAGAGTTGCTGGCTTAGCTTTGGCAGGCTGCTTGCTTCCAGAGTGCTTTGCTGGCTTAGCTTTGGCAGGCTGCTTGCTTCCAGAGTGCTTTGCTGGCTTAGCTTTGGTAGGTTGCTTGCTTCCAGAGTGCTTTGCTGGCTTAGTTTTGGTAGGTTGCTTGCTTCCAGAGTGCTTTGCTGGCTTAGTTTTGGTAGGTTGCTTGCTTCCAGAGTGCTTTGCTGGCTTAGTTTTGGTAGGTTGCTTGCTTCCAGAGTGCTTCAGTATTGTACTCCACCTTTGAGCACTGCTGTTTGCTAAGCATATCAGGCTTGGATGCTTGAAGACAGTTGCTTGACTTTAAATCATCTTTCCAAGCTCTTCCCCTTGTCCCTGAGTAAATATTCCTGCTCAACTGGTCCAAACAAGGCAGCCAGTGAggagagcaagcagcagctgtgtctCCCCGCTCTGCCTTGCTGGAGCCCTCGCTCacacctggcagagctggaagcagagaccagacagagcagtgtgtggcttcactgctctcagctgcctgcagtggcaggCACTCAGACACCAGCAGTGTCTTCCtctcccagctgggctctgagctttgcaaagctgctctgtttacagaggagcttctgaagctgctttgtgtgtgtgtgtgtgtgttaaccAATCCTTCACATCTGCCTCGCTGCTGATTTGTGCAGCACCCAAGAGCCACGCTCAGACCCTGCTGGTCCCTTTTTGATCCCAGTTAttctcttctgcttcttttcctcCAATGTCTCTCtagattaaaacaaaaccatccTAAGGAAATGGCtcctgtgtccagcagacctCTCCTGTTCTCTGTAGTCATCAGTTACACCCTgcaggagatcacagaatcatagaattgtcaggattggaagggacctcaaggatcatccagttccaacccccctgccatgggcagataTTGGTGTTCTTGTTGGGAAGGTACAGCAACCATCAATGCTTTTGTCTGCCTCATCTGATCAATGCTATTTAAGAGTTTCAGTGATATCTGCACATTTAGGTAGGCTTTGAGATTCATGTCTAGGACTGCAGGAGGGAGAACTCCAAAGGAAACTGAGGTAGCACAGCTCTGACCAGCAgatatggttggaaaagaccttccagatcatcaagtccaacaatgCCAAAGACAATCCTGACCACGAGGTCCACGTGGTCTACTTGTAACTGAAGCAGAGTTTGGCTGACCAGACTGTCCTCTGGATGCTGCAAatagcacagcatcacagaaccatgcaggctggcaaagccccccaggagcaccaaggccagcctagaaccctgctctacaggattcaccttaaaccatagccccaagcatcacatccaaaccaccttgaaacacagccagggttgaggactccatcacctccctgggcagatcattccagtTCCTAACtaccctctctgtgaaaaactatctcctaatgtccaatctaaacctctccagcctcagcttgaggccattcccccttcttctgtctccagtgacctgtgagaagagaccagcagcagtccctccacagtgtcccttcaggtagttcttctcagcctgggctggaagTGTTCTACACTGCTCAGTGAGACAAACTGAGACCATTTGCAATCTGCCAGCTGTAATCAATATCAAAACAGAGCCTTTAAAACTGAAGTGAGCTCAAGAGCTGTGCAAGGACACAGGTTCCAAAGGTGCAATAAGtcacctcccctggtgcaaggtgaggctgtttcctcttatgCTACCACTtgatggagaagagaccaacactcacctcattccaacctcctttctgggAGTTGGGGAGAGAGAAGTctctcaacctccttttctccaagccaaacagctccagttccctctgctgctcctcatgagccctgttctccagtctctcaacctccttttctccaggccaaacagctccagttcctctgctgctcctcataagccctgttctccagtctctcaacctccttttctccaagcaaacagctccagttccctctgctgctcctcataagccctgttctccagtctctcaacctccttttctccaagcaaacagctccagttcctctgctgctcctcatgagccctgttctccagtctctcaacctccttttctccaagcaaacagctccagttccctctgctgcttctcatgagccctgttctccagactctcaacctccttttctccaagcaaacagctccagttccctctgctgctcctcataagccctgttctccagtctctcaacctccttttctccaagcaaacagctccagttccctctgctgctcctcataagccctgttctccagtctctcaacctccttttctccaagcaaacagctccagttcctctgctgctcctcataagccctgttttccagactctcaacctccttttctccaagcaaacagctccagttcctctgctgctcctcataagccctgttctccagtctCTCCTTCCTCAGCCCTTGGATCCTACTTCCTTTCAGGAACCAGATCAGAAGAACTAATCACTGCTGCTATTGTCAGCCAGCTCCCTGGAGAAGCAGGCTATGGGAGGTGTGGGCAGAGATGTGTCAATCTCTTGCTACAGCACAGTGAcctggtgaagagcctggggaagagacaaagaaatgtgtggatgtggctcTAGGGGACATGGTgtcatggccatggtggtcttaggttgaaggctggactggatgatcataaaggtctcttccaaccaaagcaactccatgattctgtgactctagagCTAGGTCAGTGCCCTGCAGCTCTCAGAattcctggctgtgctgtggagaaggctgtgagtgAACTTAGGTTCTTCACATCCATGGGCACAGCTTGCTCTTTAGACTCTGTTTTTTTTGAGCTGCTGCTCATGCTGGGAAAGATCTTTTCAGACCACACTGTGGCAACGACAGGGAAGGTTTCTTATTGCCACCTTTGGTTTCCAAAGTGAGCAATAGAGCTGCAAATTGCTTCTTTACACAAACTACAAATTCATttccctcagctctgccctggaagCCAGAGCCCAACAGACAGCTGTCTCCCAGAGATGAAGTTGTTCTTctgctttttcccttcccagtgtcaggggctgaaatGTTCTTTTGAGAGGTGTGTGCTAACTAATCCCAACCTTTTGAAATGGATTTCAAAAGCACTCAAGCTGACAGGTCCATTTCGATTTTAACAAGGCTGTAAatcccaggagcagctctcttTGGACAGCTGCTTTCCTGGGAGAGGGGGAATGAACTCCAATAAATGCAGGACAGAGGAAGAGATTGAAAAATACAGAGAGAAACAACCTTTAGACCAGCCACCAGGGGACTAAAAGtcaatttccttctctttccaccCTGCGCTCTCAGGCTGAAAGGCTCCTAGGAGAgaaagcagggcagcagcctctgctgcagctgcaaagtGGGAAAGCTCTTCACAGATCTGTCCAGGTACCCATGGGGATATAACCACTGGATCCATCCTGCTTTTAGCTGCCCCACAGGCCAGCCACCACACCAACAAAGCCCTGGGTCTGTGCAGGGGAGCAGATGCTGTTGGATGTAACAAATGTGTCCTGCGCAGCTGCCACCTCTGACTTATTGCCCTCCAAGCTGGGgcacaagatcacagaatcacagcagcatgcaggttggcaaagcccctcaggagcaccaagtccaacctagaaccctactctacaagattcaccttaaaccatagccctaagcatcATATCCAAACTACCCTGAAACATAGccaaggttggtgactccagcacctccctgggcagctcgtcccagtccctgaccactctctccatggaaaacttcctcctaatgtccaatctaaacctccccaggctcagcttgaggccatttccccttgttcaatcgccagctgcctgtgagcagagctcagcagcagcctctccacaatgtcccctcaggcagttgtagacagcaatgaggtctgccctcagcctcctttttttcagactaa
This is a stretch of genomic DNA from Pogoniulus pusillus isolate bPogPus1 chromosome 36, bPogPus1.pri, whole genome shotgun sequence. It encodes these proteins:
- the TMEM88B gene encoding transmembrane protein 88B translates to MAGQDTEDFGAEHLSEKARMIPSLPPYDMEDQLLPREPRSTCCCLAWTLLVVTTNILVFFMNLLLLFVIFTIVLLPTIVVVYFGFQCHSKVLHSAARYCRSFLDDSSSSALIILGFVIMSPLIVAAMAIYCSLARRFHLLLCFQPYSRAVYKGVKWRWYEEGGLCRSVRGWNTQVKAWV